The following is a genomic window from Aphelocoma coerulescens isolate FSJ_1873_10779 unplaced genomic scaffold, UR_Acoe_1.0 HiC_scaffold_193, whole genome shotgun sequence.
CTGGGATGCCCCTGACCTTGGCTTTGACCCCTGGGTCCCCTACCCCACACAGCCATGTCCATCCACAAGATCATGGCCCGGGAGATCCTAGATTCCCATGGGAATCCCACAGCAGAGGTGGATCTGTTTATGGCCAAGGGTGTGGAGGGGCagggggggtgttggggtgagGGGGCTCATGGGGGGGTGTGAGGACTTGGAGGAGGCTCAGGGTTGTGGTGGAATGTATCAGGAGTGCTGGGGACATGGAGAGTCCCAGGGCAGGCGGTGACAGTCCCCTCCTACCCCAGGATGGTTCTGGGCAGCTCTTCCCAGTGGAGCCTCCACTGGGATTCACAAggccctggagctccaggatgggGACGAGAGCCACTACGTGGGCAAAGGCAGGACCTTGGTAAGCTGGGACCTTGAGAAAGGGGGAAAGTGGGCACGGTCAGCGACCCCCAAAAACATTCAGGGACCCCCAAGACCCTGAAGATCCCAAGGAggtaccccaaaacccaaacagatCCCCCCCAAGAGCCAACAACCCCTCCAGTGACCCCCCCAGTGGTCCAACCAGACCCCTCGAGAGCCTACAACAACCCCAAGACCCACTTGGGTCCTCCAAGAGCTCCCAGGATTCAAATAGATCCCCCATGATCAGCTGCCTCCCCCACAATGACCCTCCAAGACCCAACTGCATCCTCTACACCCCCACCCAAGACCCAACTGCATCCCCTAAACCACCCCTCAACACCCATCTCATTCCCCCCAAGACAAAACAAGCCCCCCAACCCTTCccacatccccaaatccccacgtGTCGGGTCAGAGGTCACACCTGCCCCCTCCAGGAGTGCTGAAGGCCATGGAACACATCAACAAGACCCTGGGCCCAGCTCTGGCGGAGAAGGTGCATGTgagagaggggcaggaggaattgggggacacttgggggtgTCCCCCATGGGGGGGGCTGACACTCCCTCCCCATACCCCTGAAACTCAGCATGGTGGAGCAGGAGAAGATTGACAAGGTCACGATTGAGATGGACGGCACCGAgattggttgggttttggggtcacaTCATGAATTTGTGGTAATTGGAGAGAGGTCATGGGgcagtggggcaggggtgagAAAGGGCAGGAGGTGGAGGGGGGGCACCCGGACACCTGGGTCCATCTGCCTTTGGAGGGAGGGCAATTAAAGGGGGTGGTCTTCAGGCCTGGATGCCCAGGTCCCCTTGGCCAAGGGTCAGCATTGAGCGTGTCCACGTATGGGGTCCCTGTGGTctctggagggatttgggggaccAAGAGCAATTTGGGTCCTGGTTGCCCCAGGTCTGTCTGCTGGGGTGGGGGTtcaggggagatttggggattcAGGGGGAATTGAGGCCCAACTCCCTGGGTGCCCTTCCAGCACTGCAGCTTCTGAAAGCAGCCATTGGGAAGGCCGGGTACATGGACGAGGTGGCCATCGGGATGGACACAGCAGCCTCTGAACTCTGCCATGAGGGCAAATATGACCTGGACTTAGAATCCTGCCCCTGGATCCCAAGCTTTTCATcaccagggagcagctggggcagctctACCAGAGCTTCATCAAGGACTACCCTGCTGAGCACTGGGATGAAACTGAGAGGGACTTtgatggaactgggagggactgggaaggcactgggaaGCAGGGGAGTGACACTGAGAAGGACTGCGACACACTGCAGGGCATTGGGATGACCTGGGGGgtaactgggaggcactgggaaggcagctggggACTCTGATAGCTGATACAAGGCcgtgcccagggctgcagggtggTCACTGTCCCTCTCCACCTCCCCAGGTGACTGGGCCATATTGGTGCACACTGGTACATCCTGGTGGCTGTTTCCCCACCATGGTGTCAGTTCAGGACCCCTTTGATCAGGATGACAGGGACGGCTGGAAGCGGTTCTTGACACAGGTGGACATCCAGGTGGTGGACAATGATCTGACAGCGACCAACCCAAAACTCATCGCACGGGCGGCCGAACTGCGGGCACGCAACTGCCTCCTGCTCAAGGTCAACCAGATCAGATTGGTCACCAAGTCCATCCGGGCGTGAGTCCTCTGAATCCTCGTGCAACTCCCTGTGCAAATCCCCCGCACCAAGTCCATGCAGGCGTGATCCTCGTGTGACCCCGCACCCTTGCGCGGGGGTCATCATCCCTGCATAACCCCCTCGTTACGGAGTCCATCCAGGTGTGAGCGCACGTGCAAATCCCCCACAGCTGAGGCGATCCAGGTGTGACTGCACACACAAATTCACACAAATTCTTGTGAAAACCCTGACCACGGAAGCCATTCAGGCTGAGTCTGTGCAAACTCTCCTGCAAATCTCTGTGAAAGCCCCCGGGTCACCGTGTGCATCCAGGTGCGAGTGCACAGGCAAATCCTTGTGCAAACCCTCGGAAAAAGGCTTCTTGGGAAGAGGCCTCGTGCAAACTCATATGAGGCAAGGCCTCTGCACAAAAATCTCTCGTGCAAATGCCCCTCATCATCCAGTGCAAAGCCCTTGTGTGAAAACCTCAGGCACAACCCTCATCCCAGCTCATGTCCCCATGTCACCTCCTATGACCCTTCCTGTGTACCTCCACAGGTTCAAGCTGGCCCAGAGCTACAGCTGGGGGGTCATGGTGAGTCACCGCTTGGGTGAGACTGAGGACACTTTCATTTCGGACCTCGTCGTGGGGCTCTGCGCTGGCCAGGTGAGTCCCAGCATCCCCTGTCACCCCCCCTGTTCCCCCATGACACCCTCCATTGTCCCCCATCCCCCCAGATCCAGATGGGGGCTCCCTGCTGCTCGAAGCGCTTTGCCAAGAACAACCAGCTGATGAAGCGAGGGGTCTCCACATCTGtgtgtccctcccctgtccccaaaTCTGTGTGCATCCCCCCTTGTCCCCACATGTCCCCAGGGGTCCCTGCTGcctccatgtccccacatcccccacagagagctgggggggTGCCCAagcccatccccatgtccctcccaGGAGTGTCCTTGTCCCTGTGAGTCCCACATGTGCCCCTGCCccttcccaaaaccccccatgTCTGCTGACCCCTGGATCACCCCCACGTCACCCCACCACCACCAAGCTCTCATCCCTCCCAGGATCGAGGAGATCCTGGGGGATGGGGCCAAGTTCACGGGATGCAAATTCCAAAATCCCAAGGCCATGTAGGACGGGGAGAGGCAGAGAGGTCCACCCTGGCCCCCCCCGGCCAAGGGGTTCCCCCCACTTTGTGAAGTAAACTTCATGAAGTACCAGAAGCTCCCCGCTCATGCTTTGTTGGGAGTGGTGggacacgcacacacacaaTCTGGGATATGGGGGTGCCCCCCCTCACCCCAACTGCCCCCCAAAACAGACATAGGGACCAGGCCAGGAGATGAGGTGCTTTATCACCCCTGCTGTGCATCCCTGTCACCCTCCCCCACACTGTTAAATACCCCCGGAGGGTACAGCCCCCCCACCACCCTCCTATCACACAGAGGggcccccggggccccccccggccccgccctcGTCCTCCGCCTGCCGCAGCCGCTTCTTAGCCCGGATCTCGTTCATGGCCTCTTCGATGGAGCGCGTGTCCCGCTTGTTGGCCAccggcactgggggggcacagggtggaACCAGGTGGCTGTGActcccacagggaccccccagcccTCCATCGAGAGCCTAGGTATTTGGGTGCCCAAAACTCCCCCGGGAAGGGATCCAGGTATCCAGGACACCTCCAGGCCTCCtggacccccaggaccctcctggACCATCACAGACCCCCTCGGgacctccccgggaccccctgcTCACCACAGCCATACGCCTTGTTGGCCTCCATGGTGCGGGCAGCAGCTTTGGCGGCGTCAGAGCCGATCAGGTGCCGATATTTGTCTTTGTAGTCGTTGGGGGGACCCgggggggccgggccgcgctcaAGCTCCGCCTCCTCCTGCTGTGCCGCCAGCTCCTGGGGGCAAGGCGTCAGCAACAAGCCCCGCCATACACCACCCGCTCAGGCCACACCCATATAAGGCCTGCCCCCCACCGTGAGTGCATGCCACACCCATCTGGCCACGCCCTGTTGGGCCCCACCCATATCGCAATTAAGTCCCGCCCCACGGCCACTAAGCCCCGCCTACCCGGAGGCGACGCCGCTCCTCGGCTCGGGCCGGGTCCCACTCCTCACCGCGCCGATACGCGTCCAGCTCCTCGTCCGACGGCGCGAACTCCTGGGGACACTGGCATCGCCCTGTGTTCCCTCACCTCCCCTGGTCCTCCCCACAGTGTCTCCCGCCATCCCCCACCTTTTTGAACACCATTACGTAGCGACTGTCCTCGTCATCTCCAAAGGAGAAGGATGTCAGCCCGGCCACCTCCGCCACGTCGTGCCTGGGGGAACAGGGAACTGCTGGCACTGGGGCTCCCCAGAGGGGTCCTTCCTCCCCCCACAAGGGTCCCCAACTGCCCCAGAATACAGCTGCCATCCTGGTGTGCTCCTGTCCTGCCCCATGTCTCCAGTGTCCAACGCCAGCATTCACAGTATTGCCCCAACAGTGCAGCCatagtatccccagtgtccccagtatcctcCCAAGTGCCCTCCCATCCCCACGTctctcagtgtccccagtgttctCCCAAGCGCTCTCAGtaccccccctgtcccctctgccccacccctgccctcccagtgtcccccgagTGCCCCGCAGAGCACACAGTActcccccagtgcccaccctcccagtgtGCCCAGGGCCCCACTCACAGGATGCTCCTCTCAATCTTGTTCATGGGCTGGAACCGGCGCCGGGGCTCCCCGGTGGCCTGGATGAACTGGGACACCTCCTGCTCCATCTGGGGATACACGGGCAGTCCAGGGGGgcccaggaatttg
Proteins encoded in this region:
- the LOC138101124 gene encoding uncharacterized protein yields the protein MPLQSCSSRMVLGSSSQWSLHWDSQGPGAPGWGREPLRGQRQDLGVLKAMEHINKTLGPALAEKVTGPYWCTLVHPGGCFPTMVSVQDPFDQDDRDGWKRFLTQVDIQVVDNDLTATNPKLIARAAELRARNCLLLKVNQIRLVTKSIRAFKLAQSYSWGVMVSHRLGETEDTFISDLVVGLCAGQIQMGAPCCSKRFAKNNQLMKRGVSTSVCPSPVPKSVCIPPCPHMSPGVPAASMSPHPPQRAGGVPKPIPMSLPGVSLSL
- the SPAG7 gene encoding sperm-associated antigen 7; protein product: MTHDAGAVARARRHASPRRKMAELDLLGSILSSMERPPAAADGETRRRAREQAARMKKLQEQEKRQKVEFRKRMEQEVSQFIQATGEPRRRFQPMNKIERSILHDVAEVAGLTSFSFGDDEDSRYVMVFKKEFAPSDEELDAYRRGEEWDPARAEERRRLRELAAQQEEAELERGPAPPGPPNDYKDKYRHLIGSDAAKAAARTMEANKAYGCVPVANKRDTRSIEEAMNEIRAKKRLRQAEDEGGAGGGPGGPSV